One Anas platyrhynchos isolate ZD024472 breed Pekin duck chromosome 2, IASCAAS_PekinDuck_T2T, whole genome shotgun sequence DNA segment encodes these proteins:
- the IRX1 gene encoding iroquois-class homeodomain protein IRX-1 encodes MSFPQLGYPQYLSASQAVYGSDRPGVLAAAAAAAAAAAAASGRPAGAELGSGSAAVTSVLGMYASPYSAPNYSAFLPYTADLGLFSQMGSQYELKDNPGVHPATFAAHTAPGYYPYGQFQYGDPGRPKNATRESTSTLKAWLNEHRKNPYPTKGEKIMLAIITKMTLTQVSTWFANARRRLKKENKVTWGSRSKDQEDANLFGSDNEGDPEKNEDDEEIDLESIDIDKIDENDGEQSNEEEEEKPDLLRQSSEEDHLEKDKDLALSGSEGLKPKDALAMVKEASDNSTRIISPGGQSNLQMPSHSKPKIWSLAETATSPDGGLKSSPPPPPPPQVNHTSPQIQHPAFLPSHGLYTCQIGKFHNWTNGAFLTQSSLLNVRSFLGVNHHHATHHNHHLQAQQQPSVLTATLGALSSEKPSERTSPKHLERENVPRTESPPQPLKSPFQPVRDNSLAQQEGTPRILTALPSA; translated from the exons ATGTCCTTCCCCCAGCTGGGCTACCCGCAGTATCTCAGCGCCAGCCAGGCGGTGTACGGGAGCGACCGGCCCGGGGTgctggccgccgccgccgccgcggcagccgccgctgccgccgcttCGGGCCGGCCGGCGGGCGCCGAGCTGGGCAGCGGATCGGCCGCTGTCACCTCAGTGCTGGGCATGTACGCGAGTCCCTACAGCGCCCCCAACTACAGCGCCTTCCTGCCCTACACCGCCGACCTCGGCCTCTTCTCCCAAATG GGTTCCCAGTATGAGCTGAAAGATAATCCTGGTGTCCACCCTGCTACCTTTGCTGCCCACACTGCCCCTGGCTATTATCCGTATGGACAGTTCCAGTACGGGGACCCAGGGCGACCCAAAAATGCCACCCGGGAGAGCACCAGCACCCTCAAGGCCTGGCTCAATGAGCACCGCAAGAACCCCTACCCCACCAAGGGTGAGAAGATCATGCTGGCCATCATCACCAAGATGACCCTCACCCAGGTCTCCACTTGGTTCGCCAATGCCCGCAGGCGGCTCAAGAAGGAGAACAAGGTGACCTGGGGATCCCGGAGTAAGGACCAAGAAGATGCCAACCTCTTTGGCAGTGACAATGAGGGAGACCCCGAGAAGAATGAAGACGATGAGGAGATTGACCTGGAAAGCATAGACATAGACAAAATCGATGAAAATGACGGGGAGCAGAGCaacgaggaagaggaggagaagcctGATCTCCTGAGACAAAGCAGTGAAGAGGATCACTTGGAAAAAGACAAGGATTTGGCACTGTCAGGGTCTGAAGGGCTGAAACCCAAAGATGCACTGGCCATGGTGAAGGAGGCCTCTGACAACAGCACACGAATCATCAGCCCTGGGGGACAGAGCAACTTGCAGATGCCATCTCACAGCAAACCCAAGATTTGGTCTTTGGCAGAGACGGCAACCAGCCCTGATGGTGGCCTGAAAtcctccccccctccaccccctcctccccaggTTAACCACACTTCTCCACAGATCCAGCATCCTGCTTTTCTCCCCAGCCATGGACTCTATACGTGCCAGATTGGCAAATTTCACAACTGGACAAATGGGGCTTTCCTCACACAGAGTTCCCTGCTAAATGTGAGGTCCTTTTTGGGAGTAAATCACCACCACGCTACTCACCACAACCACCACCTCCAGGCCCAGCAACAGCCTTCTGTTTTAACAGCAACCCTGGGAGCCCTAAGCAGTGAAAAACCTTCAGAGAGGACCAGTCCCAAACACCTAG aaagagaaaatgtaccAAGAACTGAATCCCCACCTCAGCCGCTCAAATCGCCCTTCCAGCCTGTCCGTGACAa CTCTTTGGCTCAGCAAGAGGGAACACCGAGAATTTTAACAGCTCTCCCTTCTGCTTGA